TTGTAATACTATATATGTGATTTTAGTATCTTGGTGTTTATTACCATCTTCTTTTGGTAAAGCTTTTTTAGCTGGCTTTTCTGTAGCACGAAATGCTTCTTCGAAAAGTGCTGCCAAAGATTTAACTCTGTTAGTGTTAAGCACGGTATCTGGCTCAGTGTCAACGGTTAAGTCAACAACTTCTATTTCTGGTTCCGATTCAGAATCAGTGTTTTCTTGTGAACTACACTCAAAGTCTGGTTGAAAACTCTCATCAAATATATCTAcataatgttaaaaaataaaaatgttaatacaGTTACATATTGCCAAACTCATAGATCGCATATACATAGACAAATCTCGCTAAAATATAACCTTCAAAGTCAGATTCTGTTGCTATTGCATTCCCATCCTCTTCACTTTCATCACCACTCATTTGCTCAAGAAATGTATCACTATTCAAATCTTCATCAAGACGATccataaaactctttttatcAGTGTTGTCTGGTAAGCCCATTGGTGGTCTCTTTCTGATGCCAGATGTGTCTAGCACAGTAATAGGATCAAAAAATCAGTTTTGTCACAATCGTTCAATATATGCGATTGATACTATATTCAGTACTGGTTTATACTTACATGCTAAAGATGTGATACAACTTCTCTGTAAACTTCCGTGTTATAAGTTGGCCAGTCCCACTGTCCACACCTACTGATTTAAAacatatagttttggtttaagTAAAATGAACAGGGGTCACACAAAACAATGTCATTAGAAGTAAATATATTGAACCATACTTTTAAAGCATTTGCTCATGTTTCCTGGTGTACATGGAGTGAGTAGTTTCCCTTGATTGCTAGGTGGAACAGCATCAGTAGGCATGTATACGACATCATGAAACAGTCTCTTAAAAATAGAAGACAGTGGGACATCCGCACTTCTAACTGATTTTCTGTTAAGATTTCTGTCGACTTGCATCCAATTCCCACTGTTCTGTTTTTGTCTAGTTTTACTCTCTGTTTGTAGTGTTGAATCCACCTTTTGAATTGGCGGAtcactttttttccttttcattgtGCCTGCAATAATGTTTGTTGAAAACCAAAACCTATATACAAAACACGTTTTGAATGTGAAATCAGTTTCGTGATGGTAAATGTACCTGATTAGATGTAGAAGTTATGAGAAATATTTATGCTCCTTGCAGACTCTTAAGTTACACAATGGTACAGGAGTGTGAAAATTGATAACagagtttagagaaaatgagtttttttagcTTGGATGGTATATTATTTAGttgctaaaatataatattatctagTTGCTAAAACCGTGAAAATCTTGTTAGAAATGGAAGATTATAGTTTTaagatatgtaaataaaaattaaatatccgatatgtatatatttttttaatttaaagctAGATGAGCTTTCCTTTGTTCCGGTATCCTTTTTTGATTTGTGAAAGTATTTTGATTGATGTATATAGTATAAAAACGTATCACTGAAATCCATACaatcatttttttggtttcaggAATGATATCAAGAACTTTGATTCTCCTTAGCTCTGACAGCGCTCAGACACTGGCCGTCAAACCATCAAAACACCAGTAAGTCACTGCTTTCCAACTTATAGTTTGCTAGTACAATTAAGTTGTTCGGCTAGATAAGAATGGAAGTTCTTTTGAAGCAGTCTCAGTCATTGTTTGCATTGGTTAATGATAGTATTTTTAAGGatagtaaataaatttattatgccAATTAAAACCCATAAATATTAAGTTCgagcaaagaaaataaatagtcTGTTTTATAAAACAACAGacattattaaaaacaaaccagaagaagaattttaaaaaagcataaaaataatgaaaaactcATCAATCTCGCATGAAACCTTCTAATTCCAGCTAATCATCTTtaatcttctccatcttgataGCCTTGGTACaaatttttttggaagttgAAGTCTGCTCAAGTTGATCTTTTTCTTTGCGCTTTGAGAACGGGGTTGAGGAACCTTCTTCTGAACTCTGACTGTTTTTTTCTGGTGCAGACACCTAATCATAAGGTCAACAAACAACGAAAAACGTTTATATAAAGCTAATCACACTAAACAATATATAAGGAGCACAAACCATATAGTCACATCCATTGTATTCTTAAAACATACCTCTCCACCAGACATGATTGATGAACCATCTGTAACATGAGTTATGGGTTCAGAATTTGTCTCGATTTGGAGAAGCTTGTCTCCAGACAAAACTTGTGAAACCAAAAAGATTTCTGATCCACCGGAAACATTCTCAGAGCCAAGAGTAACACCAAAACAAAATGATAACCCAACCAAATCTTTAATAGGTTGTGGTAAGACATCAGGATCTTCAATCTGCATTTTCAATATTTCAAAGCAAACGTCATTGATGTAGTAAATCAAGTATTAgtaaataaacttaataaaaatcTATCTATAGTAACCTCATCATAGGAACCATCCCAAAGCTCTACTGCTTCACATCCGACAATGACTTTACCAATTGTATcaaggatcatcagtttgcaagTACTTGTGTCATCTTTGACAACCAGATGCAATTTGAATCtgtttaaaaccaaaaaacatagcagttaaatgtaaaattaaaaaaaaaaacaaataagacaTAGGTAATCTAAAAGCATAAAAACTCACTTTGGAGATACAACGGTGACATTAGTACGACAATTTGTGCACCAGAAAACTGGTTTCTCATTTGAAGCCAAATTTCCACTCTTTGATTTGATTAGTATTGCACGTTTCTTACAACTGTCATGGCCTTGGTAAAACCAGCTCCAATCTGTATCTATAGATTCGATTGAGCAGATGATTTTGCAATCCTCTTCCTAAACATGCAAACAAAGCAGAATCAGATATTATTGAAAACATAAACATGATGGTAAATTAAATGTTCATCAAAATATAAGAACAAAACCATTGTTGCCATGTTGATCTCAGAGATAGATTTAATATCCACATCATTCCAATCCTCAGCTTGGTATCTGGTCACACGCTTCTCTTTCTTTGGATCAATAAGAGCGAGAGCAAGCTCATTATGTTcccttttgaaaataaaatagcatgtataaaaataaaagggtCAAAGTCTTATAGTATaagaacaatataaatatagtaGTTAGAATCATACACGTTTGTTAAACCAAGAGTTTCGGGTAACTCGGGATTGAAAAGGATTAGTGATGCATCAAATGCATTGGTTACTTGAACTTCTCCTATAAAACAAAAGCacgagagaagaagaaaaacattaattaagtacattatttttattaaaattaaatccaAAGCTTTCTGTTATGGTTGTTCAAACCTCTGTAAAACCCAATTTTCGCAAACCGGATCAAGCACACCATATTAGGATCTTTTGTTTGTTGGCGATGATCATCAAGCTGTTCAGCATACTTTCCCCACAAACAACAGGCAATGCTCTGACCACTGAAATAATAAGTCATTCAATCCATAAgcaatcatatattatataaagagTGTAGATATCAATTTGTTATATTAACTCACATGCTGTCCAGTAAACGGAATTCAACTTTCTTCTTATCCTTGCCAGAAACTTGGACAGTTTGAATGTCACGAAGACTGGTCACTTGACCAATGACATCTGAAAAAATAACATACTaaacaaaattaacttcaaTCACCTTaaataatacaacaaaataTGATTGATACACTAACCAATTAGAAAATGAGTTTTGAGGGTTCCATTTCCAATCTCTTCAAAATCGGCAAAACGGAAGAACTTATCATCACACACATAGGaacttttagatatttttgtgTCCTCAATGATGGACATCTTGTATGTATGGTTCGTTGTACGATACTGTCCCGTTGCATTAGACAACGAAAATACATCTATCATATGCCATTCACCAAGACGCAGGTCACGTTGCGTACGTTGAATGTAAGTCCTCTTGCACGAACAGTGGATTTTATCaccctgaaacaaaaaaaatagatgataCTCTTAGTACATATATggatatgattacaaaaaaaaaaacaaataaccaCAAATAATCTCACAGTCACATCAGCGAAGATCATCTCAAGACTATCTCCTCCATATATGGTTTTCTGTCTCCACGAATGAATCAACCTAACTTGAATACGCCACCTTTGTTTGTATGGCTTGACGGCCTTAAGCAAAGAAACACTCTTATTAGTTGACATTTTTGCAGAAAAGTGAAGGTGATGTCGAAGTATGAAACATCACGTAGTTATTTATAGATGGTTAAATAGAGAGTATATTCTGTGAAATCTTAAACTAATCTACACTAAATAGAATAGATTCTATGTATTAGTTGTTATAGAAAATATAGTAGATTTGTT
The window above is part of the Brassica napus cultivar Da-Ae chromosome C3, Da-Ae, whole genome shotgun sequence genome. Proteins encoded here:
- the LOC106369410 gene encoding replication protein A 70 kDa DNA-binding subunit B-like translates to MSTNKSVSLLKAVKPYKQRWRIQVRLIHSWRQKTIYGGDSLEMIFADVTGDKIHCSCKRTYIQRTQRDLRLGEWHMIDVFSLSNATGQYRTTNHTYKMSIIEDTKISKSSYVCDDKFFRFADFEEIGNGTLKTHFLIDVIGQVTSLRDIQTVQVSGKDKKKVEFRLLDSIGQSIACCLWGKYAEQLDDHRQQTKDPNMVCLIRFAKIGFYRGEVQVTNAFDASLILFNPELPETLGLTNVEHNELALALIDPKKEKRVTRYQAEDWNDVDIKSISEINMATMEEDCKIICSIESIDTDWSWFYQGHDSCKKRAILIKSKSGNLASNEKPVFWCTNCRTNVTVVSPKFKLHLVVKDDTSTCKLMILDTIGKVIVGCEAVELWDGSYDEIEDPDVLPQPIKDLVGLSFCFGVTLGSENVSGGSEIFLVSQVLSGDKLLQIETNSEPITHVTDGSSIMSGGEVSAPEKNSQSSEEGSSTPFSKRKEKDQLEQTSTSKKICTKAIKMEKIKDD